Proteins encoded together in one Alteribacter keqinensis window:
- the yfmF gene encoding EF-P 5-aminopentanol modification-associated protein YfmF, which translates to MEAVNVNQFTEGPVCVHVIQSKTYKTNTLVLHIRAPLTKEDHTKRALLPLVMQSGSKDYPTRQKIRQSLDELYGASLTGDVNKKGENHLISFRLEVANERYLKDNTPLLEEAFKMMTSVVANPLVEDGGFKDSILTSEKRNLKQRIESVYDDKIRYANMRLNEEMCKDEPYGLFVYGNASELDEITPAALYDYYKKIMQEDVLDLYVVGDVEVDEIKKLVQAHLAFPERKDQTPSSAEKEKTRTIEENEIIEQQDLKQGKLHLGYRTNITYQDDEYFALQLFNGLFGGFSHSKLFINVREKASLAYYAASRVESHKGLLMVMSGIETSNYDKAVRIIREQMEAMKNGDFDDAQLEQTKAVLKNQLLETMDAPRGLVELMYHNELGEKKRELDEWIPGIEKVTKEDVVSVAEKVELDTIYFLKGTEDDSGE; encoded by the coding sequence ATGGAAGCAGTAAATGTCAATCAGTTTACAGAAGGCCCTGTATGTGTCCATGTAATTCAGTCAAAAACGTATAAAACAAATACGCTTGTGTTACATATCCGGGCTCCTCTCACGAAGGAAGATCACACGAAACGAGCCTTACTTCCCCTTGTTATGCAAAGCGGATCAAAAGACTATCCTACAAGGCAGAAAATCCGCCAATCCCTTGATGAATTGTACGGGGCGTCCCTTACAGGAGATGTGAATAAAAAAGGTGAAAACCATCTTATTTCCTTCAGACTTGAAGTCGCTAATGAGCGCTATTTAAAAGATAATACGCCTCTTTTGGAAGAAGCGTTTAAAATGATGACCTCGGTTGTTGCAAATCCCCTCGTTGAAGATGGCGGGTTTAAAGACAGCATACTGACAAGCGAGAAAAGAAACTTAAAGCAGCGTATTGAAAGCGTATACGATGATAAAATCCGATACGCCAACATGAGGCTGAACGAGGAAATGTGCAAAGATGAACCTTACGGGCTGTTTGTCTACGGCAATGCCTCTGAACTTGATGAAATTACGCCTGCTGCCCTTTATGATTATTATAAAAAAATTATGCAAGAAGACGTTCTGGACCTCTATGTAGTGGGAGATGTGGAAGTGGATGAGATAAAAAAGCTCGTCCAGGCGCATCTTGCTTTTCCCGAGCGTAAAGACCAGACACCATCCTCTGCTGAAAAAGAAAAAACCCGCACCATAGAGGAAAATGAAATCATCGAACAGCAGGATCTCAAACAAGGGAAGCTTCACCTTGGTTACCGTACAAATATTACGTATCAGGATGACGAATATTTTGCACTTCAATTGTTTAACGGGCTGTTCGGCGGATTTTCCCATTCCAAACTTTTCATTAACGTCCGTGAAAAGGCAAGCCTTGCGTATTATGCAGCATCCAGGGTAGAAAGCCACAAAGGTCTTTTAATGGTCATGAGCGGGATTGAAACGTCCAACTATGACAAAGCCGTAAGAATCATCCGCGAGCAGATGGAAGCGATGAAGAACGGAGACTTCGATGATGCACAGCTCGAACAGACAAAAGCAGTCCTTAAAAACCAGCTTCTTGAAACAATGGATGCACCCAGAGGACTCGTTGAGCTGATGTATCATAACGAGCTTGGAGAGAAAAAGCGGGAACTTGATGAATGGATCCCGGGCATTGAAAAAGTAACAAAGGAAGATGTCGTTTCGGTGGCAGAGAAAGTTGAACTCGATACTATTTACTTCCTAAAAGGAACGGAGGATGATTCCGGTGAATAA
- a CDS encoding GntR family transcriptional regulator → MIKSDHRPLYLQVIDRIKDDIDKGHYEPGERLPSEFGLSKQLGVSRATLREALRMLEDESVIIRRHGVGTFVNSKPLFTSGIEELNSVTDMIKTSNMEPGTIFLSSTVQPASEDDCVRFNDLNLKEIIVIERVRTADGKPVVYCLDKLPKRLLPDYVSHKEESIFNQLESSGTSISYAHTQIEPVGFHEKVSEILECEPETSLLTLKQMHFNLQETPVLYSINYFRADKFKFHVIRKRV, encoded by the coding sequence ATGATTAAGTCCGACCATCGGCCGCTTTATTTACAGGTCATTGACCGGATAAAAGACGACATTGACAAAGGCCATTACGAACCAGGGGAGAGACTGCCATCAGAGTTCGGCCTGTCCAAACAGCTTGGTGTAAGCCGGGCTACATTAAGAGAAGCATTAAGAATGCTTGAAGATGAAAGCGTAATTATAAGAAGACACGGAGTGGGAACTTTCGTAAATTCGAAACCGCTGTTCACCTCGGGTATTGAAGAGCTCAACAGTGTAACCGATATGATTAAAACAAGCAACATGGAGCCCGGCACCATCTTTTTATCTTCAACTGTGCAGCCGGCATCAGAAGATGACTGCGTCAGATTTAACGATCTTAATCTTAAGGAGATCATCGTAATCGAGCGTGTTCGTACTGCTGACGGGAAACCGGTTGTCTACTGCCTGGACAAGCTTCCGAAAAGACTGCTGCCTGATTATGTTTCCCATAAGGAAGAGTCGATTTTTAACCAGCTTGAATCCTCGGGTACGTCAATCAGTTATGCTCATACACAAATCGAGCCGGTCGGGTTTCACGAGAAAGTATCTGAGATCCTTGAATGTGAACCGGAAACGTCACTTTTAACACTGAAGCAGATGCATTTCAATCTGCAGGAGACGCCTGTTCTCTATTCCATTAACTATTTCAGAGCTGATAAGTTTAAATTTCATGTTATTAGAAAACGTGTATAA